Proteins from a genomic interval of Synergistaceae bacterium:
- the rplQ gene encoding 50S ribosomal protein L17: MRHRMDHRTLGRYGSHRMMMLSNMAASLFLTGQVRTTVTRAKELRRVAEKLITRARGGSIHDRRVVRSHMHHKEAAIKLFSELAPRYASFDKGGYTRIVKLGSRFGDGAPMAVIQLVEKNKD, encoded by the coding sequence ATGAGACACCGTATGGACCATAGAACCCTTGGGCGATACGGAAGCCATAGGATGATGATGCTATCCAACATGGCTGCCAGCCTTTTTCTGACCGGCCAGGTCAGAACTACCGTCACGCGGGCCAAAGAACTGAGGCGCGTGGCGGAAAAGCTTATTACCCGCGCGCGGGGCGGCTCTATCCATGATCGGCGCGTTGTGCGTTCCCACATGCATCACAAAGAGGCGGCGATCAAGCTCTTCAGCGAGCTGGCGCCCCGTTACGCCTCATTCGACAAGGGAGGGTACACGCGTATTGTGAAACTGGGGAGCCGGTTTGGAGACGGCGCTCCCATGGCGGTCATCCAACTCGTCGAAAAAAACAAAGACTAG